Proteins encoded within one genomic window of Halodesulfurarchaeum formicicum:
- a CDS encoding potassium channel family protein produces MYLIIVGAGDIGTPLIDIATAAGNEVVVIERDEARADFIASEYDCLVLNADATNIDTFEEAGAGKADAIISTAEHDATNVMTSLLAEEFEIPHVLSVMHNTDHRELFRRIGVQTMENPEDLIADHLYRAVERPAIRDFLRIGEDAEVFEITVTEDAELAGMSIGEAAEQSRIPEDVLFVAIDREGCDRPITPGGNTVLQAGDLVTVYSGFGADPELTDLFGHFEDHL; encoded by the coding sequence ATGTATCTCATCATCGTCGGTGCGGGCGATATCGGCACGCCACTGATCGATATCGCGACCGCGGCCGGAAACGAAGTCGTCGTGATCGAACGCGACGAAGCCCGAGCGGATTTCATCGCGAGCGAGTACGACTGCCTGGTGCTCAACGCGGACGCGACGAACATCGATACGTTCGAGGAGGCCGGCGCAGGGAAGGCCGATGCGATCATCTCCACGGCCGAACACGACGCGACGAACGTGATGACGAGTCTCCTTGCCGAGGAGTTCGAAATTCCACACGTGCTCTCGGTTATGCACAACACCGATCACCGTGAGCTCTTCAGGCGGATCGGCGTCCAGACGATGGAGAACCCGGAGGACCTGATCGCAGATCACCTCTACCGGGCGGTCGAACGACCGGCGATCAGGGACTTCCTTCGGATCGGTGAGGATGCAGAGGTCTTCGAGATCACGGTGACCGAGGACGCCGAACTGGCAGGGATGAGCATCGGCGAGGCGGCCGAACAGAGCCGGATCCCCGAAGACGTGCTGTTCGTCGCGATCGATCGGGAGGGCTGTGACCGGCCGATCACCCCTGGCGGCAATACGGTTCTTCAGGCCGGCGATCTGGTGACCGTCTACTCCGGGTTCGGCGCGGACCCCGAACTCACTGACCTGTTCGGCCACTTCGAGGACCACCTTTAG
- a CDS encoding Lrp/AsnC family transcriptional regulator — MTRGIDSIDETILYHLSQEARHTSAPEIAEAVDVSAPTVRNRIRKLESAGIIRGYHADIDYEQVDGRLTYTFVCSTGDHDREEMAQRILDISGVIEVQEYMSGKGDLSVKVVGDDTDDLTQIAQHVSSLGVDIDDEKLVYREYVRPYAPFGPREADPVSPVTGVDGLAGNAAVFELLVQADAAVAGQTLKSAKASGLLSEDVLIVRINRDGESLTPTGETRIETGDFVTLHSRSGLSEATLKAFLGERAPSR, encoded by the coding sequence ATGACACGGGGTATCGATTCCATCGACGAGACGATCCTGTATCACCTCTCCCAGGAGGCCCGCCACACGTCCGCCCCGGAGATCGCCGAGGCGGTGGACGTTTCCGCGCCGACGGTACGCAATCGCATTCGGAAACTGGAGTCAGCGGGGATCATCCGGGGGTATCACGCGGATATCGATTACGAACAGGTCGACGGTCGGTTGACCTACACCTTCGTCTGCTCGACCGGCGATCACGACCGGGAGGAGATGGCCCAGCGAATCCTCGACATCTCCGGGGTCATCGAGGTCCAGGAGTACATGTCTGGAAAAGGCGATCTGAGCGTGAAAGTCGTCGGTGACGATACCGACGATCTGACCCAGATCGCCCAGCACGTGAGTTCGCTGGGCGTCGATATCGACGACGAAAAACTCGTCTACCGGGAGTACGTTCGGCCCTACGCGCCGTTTGGCCCTCGCGAGGCGGATCCCGTCTCGCCGGTCACGGGTGTCGATGGCCTCGCGGGCAACGCGGCGGTCTTCGAGTTGCTGGTCCAGGCGGACGCCGCCGTGGCCGGACAGACCCTCAAATCGGCAAAGGCGTCCGGACTGCTGTCCGAAGACGTGCTCATCGTTCGAATCAACCGGGACGGCGAGTCACTCACGCCGACCGGCGAGACGCGAATCGAGACGGGGGATTTCGTCACGCTGCACTCCCGATCGGGGCTCTCCGAAGCGACCCTGAAGGCGTTCCTCGGGGAGCGTGCACCCTCGCGGTGA